From the Glycine max cultivar Williams 82 chromosome 11, Glycine_max_v4.0, whole genome shotgun sequence genome, the window ttaactgaggaaagtaatttatcagagaatttaaatttctataatttagaattcattgtttggatgtttttttatgaagaatttaaaattttggaattttaaaacagaattttaaacaactaaaaatctgaaatttcaatttctttctaaaaggtaaaaaattgaaattttcttcttacAATCTTCTTCAAGAAATACTTTCTGACCTCCTAAAAAATTtcacacaaaattttaattttttttatccaaacaaaaaattttgaaaataaaaaaatttcaattaaagtatttgaaattcttaaaatttaaaatttctcataattttaaaatttctcataatttgaaatttatccATCCAAATATATGTGGATTGCTTATTGATGTCCACGTGCCTAACGGTCAATCGCTGAAGTGCGTTGTCCAGTTGAATCATTAATCGCCACGTACCAACTATGCCAACCCTATGTACTATGTATAGGCCACAAATTGAATGAATGCTTCTCTCAATCTCTCTCCCctgaagaaaaatagaaaagcgAGGAGCCAGGTGATGCTAATGTGAAAAGAGGAGCAGAATCTCCGCCATGTCCACGTCACCGTCCGGCAGTACCCTCGGTAAGGCCACGGCGGTGATGAAGAGCCTCAACTTCTACCTTTCAGATCACCCCGCAATCGTGACTTTCAGATGGAGTCACGACCTATGCTGGGGTTCCACCTGGTCCTTCCTCTTCTCCTCAATCGCCTCTTACGTCGTCGTTTCGATCTTCCTCCACCTCACATTAGCCTTTCTTCTTCGACGTGGCAGACCCGTTCCGCTGGGACCCATTCCCGCGCTCCACAGCCTCTCGATGTCCGTCATCTCCGCCACCATATTCGCCGGCCTCTTGGTCTCCGCCGCCGCCGAAATCAAAGAGACACGGTGGCTCTGGCGGCGCTACAAGACCCCGCTCCAGTGGCTGCTATGTTTCCCCCTTGGGACGCGTCCCTCTGGTCGTGTTTTCTTCTGGTCCTACGTTTTCTACCTCTCGCGTTTCCTTCACATGTTGAGAACCGTCCTCGTCGTCCTACGACGTCGTAAGCTCGTTTTCTTTCAGCTCTTCTACCACGCGATTTCCACCTTCATGTCTTTCCTGTGGCTCGAGTTCTCGCAATCTTTCCAAGTTCTGGCGATCCTCTTCACCACGCTCGCGTTCTCCGTTATGTACGGCTACCGCTTCTGGACATCAGTGGCGGCGCGTGGCGCGTGCCTGCCACTCGTGCTCAACTGCCAGATTGCGCTGCTTGGGTGCAACTTGGTTTGCCACGTAGCAGTGCTCTTGTTGCATTTTCTAACAGGAGGGTGTAACGGGATTGGCGCGTGGGTCTTCAATTCCGTGCTCAACGGTGCTATTTTGTTgctgtttcttaatttttacgTGAGGATGTATTTAGCAAGGAGGAGGAAGCGTAAGGGTGTCGTCATTGATCATCGTTGTGAGAATGATAATAACATTGCTCGCTCCTCTGTCTTGGGCGCTGGAAAAGAACCACATAGTAATAAAGTGAAGTCCAATTAAAGCACAGATATATATTTGAAGGTTGAGTCATGGCTTGCAAGGTCCCAAACTTTGTGGAATTGGGCATccgagtttattttttttttgtaattaaaagcaCGCGTGCAGGTTCTATATAAAAGGCCAATGTGATTGTAGGAAGATAGAGAGTTTTGTTGAGTACTCTTTTTGATAACATTGTAAGTTATATATAATCGTTCTTCATCTCTTTCACGGATTGATTATTGAAGTCTTCTCAATTCTAATCAACTCATCATTCCGTGCTACTTAATTTTGCAAATTGCATTCTCATGGTATTAGATAGGAGGTGGTGCTTTTGGTTGTTGCCAtggaattttttaattcaaagttGACCTTTGAATGAGGCAAATtgcattctcatttttttttctttctcttgcaGGATGTCAAACAGTACTTATGTATGAAACAATAACTCACCAATTTATTGATACATTTCTAATGAGTCAAATAGTTTGGTAGGCttttaatgaaagaaatgtTAAATTATGTAGATATTTTAGAAAAGAAACTATCTagaatctaaaatttaaatggatGGATGCATGACACAATGAACTAAAGACAGATCCAATCCCACAGCCATAAGTTTGATGTATTGtgcatttacaattttttatttaataagtttttgatCGATCGCTTGGAATGGTTTTAACATGAACGATCaatgttgttttaattaattttagtttaattatttatttaaatgatatGATCGAGAGTCTTCAATCTTTTTATCTCTCACTTGattatatttactttatttttaaatcaaatgtcaaatttgtaatttattagATGTAACACATGGACATGCTGTTGTTTATGCAGCCAACTCGAGTGTCCAAATCAATTTATATCTTACGAATAAAGCACTTTTATACTCCAAAATTAAACAGTGACGTGTTTTCTTGTCCCGTTAATTAATAGGTAGTGAGAGCGAAAGTAGTAAAGGAGGATTTATATTTTGGCgttaatttaataagttttctaaaaaccatatatttattaattatatttttatgtttagtggCAATGTTTAGATTGTGTTCGTTACAacttttttcgtaaaataatcactcaataaaaaacatttgtttgtttcaatttttgaaaataatcaaaagttgatttttttttaaaaaaaaaattaaaatcagaaaCTATTTTGAATAACTTCTCACAAAAttagttgcttttttttttaaaaaatgtttataattataaataaacataaattagtttttactttttaaaaaaacctcTAAATAACAATCCCAATGGAAAATGCAGTGATTGCAGTTGAACACTAGACTAGCAAAAATATCAATTCACCTTAAAGAAAAGGTGTTGATCATCTACAATTGAGATATACCTTACAAGTCGCTGAAGTCGTACATGCCGCACTTGAAAGAGACCCAAGTCTAAGGTCTATAAACCATGAATCTTGAGCCAGCCTTGCAAAATCCGTCATCTTGCACTTACTAATGCTACAATTATCCTACCATTGTAATCCACATATCTACTCACATTACTATCGTGTTAGAGAACTCATATAACACATATCTACTCACCCTTGCAAATTCATATATGATGCGTAGTGTTCTTCATTTCGGACTAAGAAATTCAAAACCACTTAACTCATAAAGAGAAATTGTGGCTTCTTCGTTCAAAAATGGAAGAATCAGATTGTGCAGA encodes:
- the LOC100782066 gene encoding elongation of fatty acids protein 3-like, producing MSTSPSGSTLGKATAVMKSLNFYLSDHPAIVTFRWSHDLCWGSTWSFLFSSIASYVVVSIFLHLTLAFLLRRGRPVPLGPIPALHSLSMSVISATIFAGLLVSAAAEIKETRWLWRRYKTPLQWLLCFPLGTRPSGRVFFWSYVFYLSRFLHMLRTVLVVLRRRKLVFFQLFYHAISTFMSFLWLEFSQSFQVLAILFTTLAFSVMYGYRFWTSVAARGACLPLVLNCQIALLGCNLVCHVAVLLLHFLTGGCNGIGAWVFNSVLNGAILLLFLNFYVRMYLARRRKRKGVVIDHRCENDNNIARSSVLGAGKEPHSNKVKSN